The following proteins are encoded in a genomic region of alpha proteobacterium U9-1i:
- a CDS encoding lactoylglutathione lyase and related lyases: protein MLNHISIGVRDIARTKDFYDAALKPLGYSCLDESEGSLGYGADAVVLWIGETTKPVPADSKSNLHFCFDAPSKKAVDAFHTAALAAGGKDNGPPGIRKDYSPGYYAAFVIDPDGYRLEAFVRV, encoded by the coding sequence ATGCTGAACCATATATCGATCGGCGTCCGCGACATTGCCCGGACGAAAGATTTCTATGACGCGGCGCTGAAGCCGCTCGGTTATTCCTGCCTCGACGAAAGCGAGGGTAGCTTGGGCTACGGCGCCGACGCGGTCGTGTTGTGGATTGGCGAAACGACAAAGCCGGTACCCGCCGATTCTAAGAGCAATCTGCATTTCTGCTTCGATGCGCCAAGCAAGAAGGCTGTAGACGCTTTCCACACAGCCGCGCTCGCCGCCGGCGGCAAGGACAATGGTCCACCAGGGATCCGCAAGGATTATTCGCCCGGTTATTACGCTGCGTTCGTCATCGACCCGGATGGCTATCGCCTGGAGGCCTTCGTGCGGGTCTGA
- a CDS encoding diaminopimelate decarboxylase, whose product MNHFEYRNGALHCENVSLATIAEAVGTPVYVYSSATLERHYDVFKQAFAPRDVNVAFAVKANANIAVLATLARKGAGADTVSQGEIQRALKAGVPAERIIFSGVGKTEDELAFAVKAGVDQINVESIAEMAALSQIAASLGKRAPLAIRVNPDVGAGGHDKISTGKSDAKFGVSNDQALQLYARAHVDPHLDAKGLAVHIGSQIRDLAPLEAAFHVMRSLVEKLRADGMEVTRLDLGGGLGVPYFNEPDPPSPAEYAAMVKRVTDGLDIALAFEPGRMIAGNAGVLLSRVIRIQERPQRPILVLDAGMNDLLRPAMYEAFHEIRPLRETAQKHVAYDVVGPICETGDTFTRNRALAPLGPNDLVAFMTAGAYGATMASTYNARELVAEVLVRGDRFDVVRRRWRVEEQMALEHIPQ is encoded by the coding sequence ATGAATCATTTCGAGTACCGGAACGGCGCGCTCCATTGCGAAAACGTATCGCTGGCGACAATCGCGGAAGCCGTCGGCACTCCTGTTTACGTGTATTCGTCAGCGACGCTTGAACGGCATTATGACGTTTTCAAACAGGCGTTCGCCCCGCGTGACGTGAACGTAGCGTTCGCCGTGAAGGCGAACGCCAACATCGCCGTGCTTGCCACACTCGCGCGCAAAGGCGCCGGCGCCGATACAGTGAGCCAAGGCGAAATTCAGCGGGCGCTGAAGGCAGGCGTGCCGGCGGAACGGATCATTTTCTCAGGCGTGGGTAAAACCGAGGATGAGCTCGCCTTCGCAGTGAAGGCCGGCGTCGATCAGATCAACGTCGAGAGCATTGCCGAGATGGCGGCTTTGTCGCAAATCGCGGCGAGTTTGGGCAAACGTGCGCCGCTTGCGATCCGCGTCAACCCAGACGTCGGCGCCGGTGGTCACGACAAAATCTCGACCGGCAAAAGCGATGCGAAGTTCGGCGTGTCGAACGACCAGGCCTTGCAACTCTATGCGCGCGCGCATGTGGATCCGCATCTCGACGCCAAAGGCTTGGCGGTTCACATCGGCAGCCAGATTAGGGATCTGGCGCCGCTCGAAGCGGCCTTCCACGTGATGCGCAGCTTGGTGGAAAAACTGCGCGCCGACGGCATGGAGGTGACGCGCCTCGATCTGGGTGGCGGACTGGGTGTGCCGTATTTCAACGAACCCGATCCGCCCTCACCGGCTGAATATGCGGCGATGGTGAAGCGTGTCACCGACGGGCTCGACATCGCGTTGGCGTTTGAACCAGGGCGCATGATCGCTGGCAATGCCGGCGTGCTCTTGTCTCGGGTAATTCGCATCCAGGAGCGCCCGCAGAGACCAATCCTGGTTCTCGACGCGGGCATGAACGATCTTCTGCGCCCGGCGATGTACGAAGCGTTTCACGAAATCCGGCCTCTGCGCGAGACCGCGCAAAAACACGTCGCTTACGACGTCGTCGGGCCGATCTGTGAGACAGGCGACACGTTCACGCGCAACCGCGCGTTAGCGCCTTTGGGGCCAAACGACTTGGTGGCGTTCATGACCGCGGGCGCATACGGCGCGACGATGGCGTCTACTTACAATGCGCGCGAACTGGTGGCCGAAGTGCTGGTGCGCGGCGATCGGTTCGACGTCGTGCGCCGGCGCTGGCGCGTTGAGGAGCAAATGGCGTTGGAACACATACCACAATGA
- a CDS encoding hypothetical protein (FIG00783430), translated as MKHLVLALAALALASCATPPAPPQAEASAPTTFFAQLSLLCGQSFRGRVVTHDAADAGIASEHLVMHVRECSATEIRVPFHVGENRSRTWVITRTGSGLRLKHDHRHEDGSEDTLTQYGGDSAGAGTQTRQDFPADAFSQRLFHANNIPASAENVWSVEIQPGHLFAYQLERPSRYFRVEFDLSAPVETPPPPWGS; from the coding sequence ATGAAGCATCTCGTCCTTGCCCTTGCCGCGCTCGCGCTTGCCTCTTGCGCCACGCCCCCTGCACCGCCGCAGGCGGAAGCGTCAGCGCCGACCACGTTCTTCGCGCAACTCTCATTGCTGTGCGGCCAAAGCTTTCGCGGCCGCGTCGTTACCCATGATGCAGCCGACGCCGGGATCGCCAGCGAGCATTTGGTGATGCACGTTCGTGAATGCAGCGCGACGGAAATCCGCGTTCCGTTTCATGTCGGTGAGAACCGCTCGCGTACTTGGGTGATCACACGCACAGGCTCGGGCCTGCGTTTGAAGCACGATCATCGCCACGAAGACGGCAGTGAAGACACGCTCACCCAATATGGCGGCGATAGCGCCGGCGCGGGCACACAGACGCGTCAGGATTTCCCTGCCGACGCCTTTTCGCAGCGCCTCTTCCACGCCAACAATATTCCAGCGTCAGCGGAGAACGTTTGGTCGGTGGAGATCCAACCGGGCCATTTGTTCGCCTACCAGCTGGAGCGCCCCAGCCGCTATTTCCGAGTCGAATTCGATCTCTCCGCGCCAGTTGAGACGCCACCGCCGCCCTGGGGCTCATAG
- a CDS encoding methyl-accepting chemotaxis protein, whose protein sequence is MKHQDALDLLAQETARARRGLALERTLRIGLPVLLAIGVWAALALAGVHDLLPWMAQSLTAIAALAVFAWLTWRAQRTYQAPTEAEARARLAVDSKLDIAAFESLRDRPSRYDAFSVALWSREREHAIARAEYARAGPPRPQLDQIDPYKLRYVLIAALLTAAILAGGNGSDRLARAFLPDPGPLLGDQPMQIEAWVTPADYTHAAPISLSDRLGQRVETPPTVEATVRLTGPVGAPVLVFDGPRGQRRERFTLAADGAWEAQMTLPGPGRLRIVRFHTRAQWRMAPSPDAAPEAAFTAPLAQMAAENVAVAWRAADDFGVTRLALRVRPTDPPESLAQAPAIDTAVESPAGDPRSAEGESELDLADHPYAGMEVEAQIVAFDALGQEGASTPLRFTLPEKVFLQPLAQAAIEIRRHILTERRPYQRAQRRNWPSIPAGAILLGNERIEVRDYERQPSLRRAPDGIRQAARLLDALTMAPRDGYFRDMAVFLGFRMARAELDTAQSIGDTDDAADMLWRTALRAEYGGAADTRRAMEEAQRALAEALAAGAPPERIRQLVEALEQATERYMQALIQEALRNGESESAEDTEEQASVSERDIQEMLREVQRLSEQGRNAEAQQLLQQLSQILNNMDAQLSESQDGEGQEGQEGQQNPQMQQSMDELSQAIGEQRALNDETQRQNDSGGGSGGENEGGQGGGEQLAEQQAQIRESLGQAQQQASEAGAAPSDDLNAAQRAMQQAENALARGDLDAAESAQAAALESLREGAEQLATQMREQGRRAESGQSGEASGPRDPLGRLAPSGGVGEGDTSIPTQIDPVRAREILDEIRRRAQDASRPESEREYLRRLLDRFGGDS, encoded by the coding sequence TTGAAACACCAGGACGCCCTCGACCTGCTGGCCCAGGAGACCGCGCGTGCGCGACGCGGGCTCGCGCTTGAGCGGACGTTGCGTATCGGCCTCCCCGTATTGCTTGCGATTGGCGTTTGGGCGGCGTTGGCGCTCGCTGGCGTGCACGACTTGTTGCCGTGGATGGCGCAGAGCCTCACCGCCATCGCGGCGCTGGCTGTGTTCGCCTGGCTCACTTGGCGCGCGCAACGCACCTACCAGGCGCCGACCGAGGCCGAGGCGCGCGCGCGACTGGCGGTAGACTCGAAGCTCGACATCGCCGCGTTTGAATCGCTGCGCGACCGGCCCTCGCGTTACGATGCGTTCTCGGTGGCGCTTTGGTCGCGCGAGCGCGAACATGCCATCGCCCGCGCCGAATATGCGCGCGCCGGCCCGCCCCGACCGCAGCTTGACCAAATCGATCCCTACAAACTGCGCTACGTCTTGATCGCGGCGCTTCTGACCGCGGCGATCCTTGCCGGCGGCAACGGTTCGGACAGATTGGCGCGTGCGTTCCTGCCGGACCCAGGCCCGCTGCTGGGCGATCAGCCGATGCAGATCGAAGCATGGGTGACGCCTGCCGACTACACGCACGCGGCGCCGATTTCGCTGAGTGATCGTCTGGGCCAACGGGTTGAGACGCCGCCCACGGTCGAGGCCACCGTGCGCCTGACGGGCCCTGTGGGCGCACCGGTTTTGGTGTTCGATGGCCCGCGCGGACAAAGGCGCGAACGCTTCACGCTCGCCGCCGACGGCGCGTGGGAAGCACAGATGACGCTGCCAGGCCCTGGTCGATTGCGCATCGTGCGCTTCCACACGCGCGCGCAATGGCGCATGGCGCCATCGCCGGACGCAGCGCCGGAGGCGGCGTTCACCGCGCCACTTGCGCAGATGGCGGCGGAGAATGTCGCGGTCGCATGGCGCGCGGCGGATGATTTTGGCGTGACGCGGTTGGCGTTGCGGGTGCGCCCCACCGATCCACCTGAAAGCCTAGCGCAGGCGCCGGCAATCGACACAGCGGTGGAATCACCGGCTGGCGATCCGCGCAGCGCGGAGGGCGAAAGCGAGCTTGATCTTGCTGATCACCCCTATGCCGGCATGGAGGTGGAAGCGCAGATCGTCGCGTTCGACGCGCTGGGCCAGGAAGGCGCAAGCACGCCACTCAGGTTCACGCTGCCGGAGAAGGTGTTTCTACAGCCGCTGGCGCAAGCCGCGATTGAAATTCGCCGCCATATCCTCACTGAACGGCGCCCTTATCAGCGCGCGCAGCGGCGGAATTGGCCAAGCATTCCCGCAGGCGCCATCCTGCTTGGGAACGAACGCATCGAGGTGCGCGATTATGAGCGCCAGCCGTCGCTGCGCCGCGCGCCGGATGGGATCCGCCAGGCGGCGCGCTTGCTCGATGCGCTCACCATGGCGCCCCGCGATGGCTATTTCCGCGACATGGCGGTGTTTCTGGGCTTCCGCATGGCGCGCGCCGAACTCGATACGGCGCAATCCATCGGCGACACCGACGACGCAGCTGACATGCTGTGGCGCACGGCGCTGCGCGCGGAGTATGGCGGTGCGGCCGATACGCGGCGCGCGATGGAAGAAGCGCAGCGCGCTTTGGCCGAGGCGCTCGCGGCAGGCGCGCCGCCGGAGCGCATCCGTCAATTGGTCGAGGCGTTAGAGCAGGCGACCGAGCGTTACATGCAGGCCCTGATCCAAGAAGCACTGCGAAACGGTGAAAGCGAAAGCGCCGAGGACACTGAGGAACAAGCCAGCGTTAGCGAGCGCGACATCCAGGAAATGCTGCGGGAAGTGCAGCGTCTGAGCGAACAAGGCCGCAACGCCGAAGCGCAACAATTGCTGCAGCAGCTTTCGCAAATCCTGAACAACATGGACGCGCAGCTCTCCGAGAGCCAGGACGGCGAAGGTCAGGAAGGCCAAGAAGGCCAGCAGAATCCGCAGATGCAGCAGAGCATGGACGAGCTGTCGCAGGCGATTGGCGAACAGCGTGCGCTCAACGACGAGACACAGCGCCAAAACGACAGCGGCGGCGGCAGCGGTGGCGAGAACGAAGGCGGCCAAGGCGGTGGAGAGCAACTCGCCGAGCAGCAAGCGCAGATTCGCGAAAGCCTCGGCCAAGCCCAGCAACAGGCCAGCGAAGCGGGCGCTGCGCCCAGCGATGATCTGAACGCCGCGCAACGCGCCATGCAGCAAGCAGAGAACGCGCTCGCGCGCGGCGATCTCGATGCGGCCGAATCCGCGCAGGCCGCAGCGCTTGAAAGCCTGCGCGAAGGCGCAGAGCAATTGGCGACGCAGATGCGCGAGCAAGGCCGACGCGCTGAAAGCGGCCAAAGCGGCGAAGCCAGCGGCCCGCGCGATCCGCTGGGCCGGCTTGCGCCCAGCGGCGGCGTGGGCGAAGGCGATACGTCGATCCCAACGCAGATTGACCCGGTTCGCGCGCGCGAAATCCTCGACGAAATCCGCCGCCGGGCGCAGGACGCAAGCCGGCCGGAATCCGAACGCGAGTATCTGCGGCGCTTGCTTGATCGCTTTGGCGGCGATAGCTGA
- a CDS encoding hypothetical protein (permease of the drug/metabolite transporter (DMT) superfamily), whose protein sequence is MAGAGSTLVLTVLAMVAFAANSLLCRLALVDPTIDPASFTAVRLLAGALALALIAALRGGASKLITAGSWRSGAALFAYAAAFSFAYVTLGASTGALILFGAVQITMIGFGMARGEKLGAAQWLGAMLAIGGLAYLLAPGLHAPSPVGAALMAGAGVAWGAYSLLGRSARSQRFEPTLVTAGNFLRATPMALALLAPFASTLHLSLEGIALAIASGAIASGLGYAVWYTALKGLRASEAAIVQLTVPVIAAAGAILLLGEALTLRFVLASAAILGGVALVLIAQTRTKASRR, encoded by the coding sequence ATGGCGGGGGCAGGCTCAACCTTAGTGCTGACAGTCTTGGCGATGGTCGCGTTCGCGGCCAATTCGCTTCTGTGCCGGCTGGCCCTGGTCGATCCAACAATCGATCCGGCGAGTTTTACAGCGGTTCGACTGCTTGCGGGCGCGTTGGCTTTGGCGCTGATCGCGGCGCTTCGCGGCGGAGCCAGCAAATTGATCACTGCTGGCTCGTGGCGATCAGGCGCCGCGCTGTTCGCCTATGCGGCGGCGTTCTCGTTTGCGTACGTAACGCTGGGAGCGAGCACCGGTGCGCTCATCCTGTTTGGCGCCGTGCAGATCACGATGATCGGCTTTGGGATGGCGCGTGGTGAAAAACTCGGCGCGGCGCAATGGCTCGGCGCGATGCTGGCGATTGGCGGCCTGGCGTACCTGCTCGCGCCTGGACTGCACGCCCCCTCGCCCGTTGGCGCGGCGCTGATGGCGGGCGCTGGCGTCGCGTGGGGCGCATATTCTTTGCTTGGGCGCAGCGCGCGGAGCCAGCGGTTTGAGCCGACGCTTGTTACCGCTGGTAACTTTCTGCGCGCCACGCCAATGGCGTTAGCGCTGCTCGCGCCTTTCGCCTCGACGTTGCACTTAAGCTTAGAGGGCATTGCGCTGGCCATTGCGTCGGGCGCAATCGCCAGCGGGCTTGGTTACGCCGTTTGGTACACGGCGCTCAAAGGCTTGCGCGCGAGCGAGGCGGCGATCGTGCAGCTCACGGTGCCGGTAATCGCCGCCGCTGGTGCAATTCTCTTGCTCGGCGAAGCGCTGACGTTGCGCTTCGTACTGGCGAGCGCAGCGATCCTCGGCGGTGTCGCGCTCGTGCTGATCGCTCAGACCCGCACGAAGGCCTCCAGGCGATAG